The Candidatus Thermoplasmatota archaeon nucleotide sequence TATATCGACAGCTTTACTATCGGAGGGCAGTATGTGAGGAACTGGACATGGTCATTTTATCTTCAGGGGAGTGATTATTATACGGCATTTGCAAGCGTGTTCATGCATGAGCTAGGCCATACCCTTAGCTTGAATGGTTTTGCGGGCATCGATAACGAAAAATCACGTTTTCCATGGAACAAGGAATACTGGGAGTGGGGCCCCTATAAGAGCTGCATGAATTATCGTTATGTTTACAAGCTGGTGGATTACTCAAATGGAGATGATGACGATCATGACCAGGATGACTGGGATATTATTGACTTAACCCGCTTCACTGAAGAGGGCTGGTGATATGAAATCTTGCATCAATATTTAACTTCTCTTGGCCCTGTTTCAAACTCCTCTTTTGAAAGGATAAGAAGTACAAGAGCCACAATTCCAAGAATGATGCCTATTATGCTGAAAATACCTGCAATTGTGCCGAGAACAGCGCCAATAAATGCTATAACAAAATGCTTTCTTGCGATCGCCATTACCCCCCCCACAAGGGCTGCTACGGAAAGCGCAATGATAAAAACAGACAGCGTTGGCCCAAACTCTAATACTTTTATTGCTAAACTTTTTTGCTCAATCTCTCCGCTCCCTTCTTTCATGACAAACTTTTCGTATGGAAACGTGATGTTCCACGGTAAAACAAAAACCTTTGCTGTAAGGGATTTATATTCCTCGCATGTAAAACGCAATTTCTGTTTCCCACTTGTAATATTTTTAATCAGGAATTTGCCATCGTTGTCTGTCACAGCATGTAGCCCCGGTTGTCCAACAACTGACACGTTCACCCCTTCTATGGCCGTCCCTTCTTCACTTACAACCGTCCCCCCAAATTCACTTGGCACATTCACACTGCTTATGTTATCAAATGAAAAGAGAAGGGCGCTGCTTATGGCTATTCCGCTAAGAAATATTAACACAAGGAGTATACCTGCAATAATCGGTTTCATGGAACGTTCATTTAAATGCATCGACGGATGGATGGCAGGTGTTTCCTCCTCCCAGCTATATTTTTCATCTACATTTACCTTGAATTTCATATTGCAGTTTGGGCATGTTGTTACCTGCTCTCCAGTCGCATCATCCGGCACTTCAACGACCACACTTTTCTCACAGTGTGGGCAACGTGCTTTTCCTTTCATTGCATAGGGAAATAAACATCACTTTAATATATTTTGTTGAGAATTCTTTTTTATGATGAATGAATCATAACATTTTTTGTATTTCGCTTGAATTTGTCGAGTGAGGTTATAATAAAGTTTCAATCCTTGTTTTTCTAGACTTTTTTGCGAATATTTCGAGTTATAATAATTTTATGAAATCTTCAACAGACAAATTTGCATCTCTTATAATCTTCCGCAGCAAACCAGGTTTTATCTCTTTATGATCTGGAATTGTTAATGGCTTGTGAGAAGGATTATCAACATCTCTCAAACGGATATGACTTCCTTTTTGTCTTACTGCTTCATAACCAATCTTTCTCAATGCTTTGATAACTTCTTTTCCAGAAACGGCTGGTAATCTTGTTTTCATTTAGGCTCACTCAGATATTATTACTGTACCGATGAGGGACTTAGATGTATCAGGGATCTTCTCTCCATGGGATTCCATATCCTCCAAACAGAGAAGAATGGCTTCTTCGATATTTTTCAGAGCGTCTTCGACCGTTTCTCCTTGAGTATAGCATCCTGGAAGAGAAGGACATGTAACCACGTAACCTCCAGATTCATCTGGTTCCAGCAAGACCTTGAACTCGTATATTTTCATACTTTTCACCATTTCTATATAGAATACCTACTATTAAGTTATTGCCCCGTTAGAAATGGTTTCAATCCTTGTTTTGTTGGATTTTAACCCGGTAGATACTCCTTATGGCATAATTCTGGATTTTTCTAATTGAATCGTAAATGCAGTGCCAATACTTAAAATTTTACCAGAATTTTTCGTGGATCACTGAGAAGAGGAGGTGAAACGTATAATGTATATCAACTTCTCCATAGTCTTATGTGATTTCTTGCCCCTATTGTTTTCGTTCTCATCATATATCCATTATGCTAAAGAAGAGATGATGAATGGTCATCAGGAAGGAAACACCCTATGTTGTAGCGATTTCTATCTTGAATTTCCATAGCTTTTGAAGTCCCTCCTGAATGCTCGATTTCGCTCCTCGTTAAAAATACAGTAAATCCCATTATCATGAAGCCGGAACGGATGAGAGTTTTGTTTTCTTCTGTTAATTTTACAGTAAGTAATGCAAACGAGTATTTGAAAACAAAGTGACAACTACGTTCACTGTGAGGACATACATCAAAACTTGGGTTAACGCTCCAATCATTATTAAAGTAACGGATACGAATTGAAAGATTGCCATGAATCCAGTCATCCCTATTATTAACTACTCGAATAATAAATCCGATTGGGGATTCATTAACATTATCTTGACTCAAGAGGAGATATAGCCCTCCCCAGATATATAACTCGATGTCATCTTCAACAGCAGAGTGATGAACCGAATTGTCCTGCAAATTATAGCTTGTTACTGTGGAAATTGGGAAACATAGGAGGATGCAAATGCATATAACCATGGCCATTTGTTTCATTTCAGTCACCCAATATATTACTATTCCGCTGTGAGGAAATACTCGGTATAGGCATCATTATTAGAAAGGTCTTTGTCGTATATATTAGTTTCCGAGTCCGGTAGTAACCAAAGATTTGCTGTGTATTGTCGAATTCCAGTTTCTGAAACCCGGAAAGATTGAGTATCGAACTCATCTGTAGCATATTTATCAAGCGGTCCCCTCCAAAAGATATATTTCTTATTTTCAAAAGTTAATGCATACGACCATTTGACATTAGTACGCCCTCCCAAATTTTTCACTTTAATATGAAAATTGACATACTGCCCATAATGAACAACTCCATCATCATTTAGTTTAAATTCCACAACAGATAAGTCCGCAGAAAGATCAACATTTATGAATTTCGTTACACTTTTGTGGTTTCCATCATTATCCCCAATAGTAAGTTTAACCGAATGTTGTGAATCATAATTGTGAGGGAAAAATTGATATTTATACGACTTTCCGTAACCCCCACACTGACCATCGAACTCCCATTCCCACTCAACAACAGGGTATGAAGCACATCTCCCGGTAGGATAAAAAGTCACAACCTGGCCTCCATGAGGAGTATATATGTTCCAATTAAAGGTAGGATCAGGAAGATCGGATGGCCCTCCCGGACTTGGCTCATAAGGATCCATTGGAGCCTTTGCGTTATGAACCAGAATGCCATCAGCAAAAAAAGTATGGTAGTTTGAAAGTTCAAGATTGTATGTGGGAGATTGTTCCTGCACTCGTTCTACAGAGGTGACAATTACAGTCTCATCGTGCTCGCCAAGCAGCTTATCTCCCTCCGTGATATTTCTGGCAGGTGCCTATCCGCCGTTAACATAAATGATGTGGTTTGGGGTTACCCGAAGTTTATCATTGATTACCATGTAGTATTCCGGCATTTCGCCAGGGTTATGAGAATATACTTCCGTTACCTCGCCGATAACAATTGAGCCATTGTCAAAGGACTTCACCATATCGCCCACTTCCACCTGCTTGATGTTTTTGTTAGAGCCGTCTGCCATAGTGATTCGTGTCCCTGCCAGAAAACAAGGATCCCACGGCTCGCTTGGTGCTGATGCCCCCTCGGCATCAAACGGTATTGCTGGCAGGATTACACCTGCTGCCATTACACAGATAACAAAAAAACTTTCTATTTTCTTGTTCATTGCCTCACCAGTACAGTAATGCCGTTTTTTTTTTTATATTATTTTCGGTTGACAAAATTGTTCTGGGAGAACAATGAAAGGTGAAAAACCCGTCACAAATTCGGGATGAATTGCTTTTAGTTGCCCGTCACAGCTGAAAAATTTCCAAACATTTTTGTACGGGTGCTTAATCTTAGAATGTGTTGTTAAATCTGTTAGAGATGGCCTTCCTTGTACTTTTGCCCCTGGTATTGCTTTTCTATTTGCTCATAGCATATTCTAGATATAGAGGAATGTTTTTGAAGATAGGATTTTCGCACAGGGAAATGGGCTTAATTTCCATAGGCCCATTTGCAGCAATGATGTTTGATATGCCTGTCTTCATATACAAAAATTATTTTCTCGCTTTCAACATAGGCGGGGCGGTTGTTCCAATTGTTCTTTCAATTCATCTTCTCAAAAAGAAGGATGTTCCACTTGCAAAGACCATTTTCGGAGTGGCTGTTACCACCGTTGCAACGTTTATGATAACGAGAGTTACTGACATAGGTGTTGTCGCATCATTCCCGTTTTATCTCATTCCGTCAGTGCTCGCTGTCCTTATTTCATTTTTACTTTTTTCACATCATTCCGAAAAAATAATTGGATATGGATATGCTATTTCAACATTAGGTGTAGTTATTGGGGGGGATTTCTTTCACTTTCCCGAAATTTTTAGTAAGCCATTCATGGGGTCTGTCGGGGGCGCCGGGCTGTATGATATGGTCTATATCGCCGGCCTTCTATCTGTTTGTCTCATTCTCCCATTCATGGGCAGGAGCATAAAAAGGGCGGCATTCCCGTTAAAAGATTCTGCAGCATTGCTGAAAAAAGCATCGATTTCCAAAGATTACAGGGAAGCGATGAGTTATATCATCCAAGCTGTTGAACTCAAAACTTCGGAGGCTGCAAGAAAATTTGGCATTATTGGTGACGATGCCCTGAGAACACTCGTCAGTAACGATGCATACAGAGACTATATACTTATGAAAAGAAAAAAAGTTTTTTCGGCAGACGGAGTCAAAAGAGCAATGGTGACGGGCAGGCTTATAATCGATGCCCTTAAAAAAAAGGAAATGATGCTGTATGCTTCAACATTTGACAGAAGTATAGCTTTTGTACTGGACTCTATAGTTCTCTTTCCGTTCTCTGTTTTTCTTGCCATTATCTCAAGGATGAATTTTCTGCTCATATTCTCTATTTTTCTATTTTCCCTGCAATTCCTATACTTTACTGTATTGGAATATTTTTATGGTTTGACAGTCGGGAAAGCTTTTATGAATATAACCGTAAAAGCAGACAGCATGGAAAAAATGGATTTCATATCTTCGTTTACAAGAAATGTTATAAGATTCTTTGATATGTTTCTAGGATTTTATCTCATAAGCCTTATTCTTATTATTCTCTCTCCAAAAAAACAAAGGCTTGGAGATATCGTGGCTGGAAGTATTGTAGTAAAGAATATTTAGAAGGAGTAGATATATGTGCATGGACTGGAGTATAGCGGCCGAGGCGATATGGTTCATTTTTCCTGCTTACCTTGCAAATTCATCCGCCGTTGTGGTTGGCGGCGGCCCGCCCATTGATTTTGGTAAAAAATGGAACGGTAAGAGAATACTCGGCAATGGGAAGACATGGAGAGGTTTTTTTGGTGGCATAATTATTGGCACGGCTGGAGGGCTTATTATGAATATTGTTATTCCAGAAACTTTCGGAAAAGGCATCAGCTCATTAATTGTTCTTTTTTCTATTTCGTTTGGTGCCCTCTCAGGAGATCTGCTGGAGAGTTTTTTTAAGCGTCGCCTTGGAAGAAAGAGGGGAGAAAAATGGTTGCTCGCCGATCAGATTGACTTTTTGCTCGGTGCTTTTTTCTTTTCCTTTCTGGTAAGCATGTTACTTGAAAATACGGGCATGACTGATAAAAACTGGTTTTTGTCATCTTTCTCCGCATGGCATATTCTTTTTCTTCTAATATTTACGCCCGTTCTCCATTACATCGTGAATTTGATTGGCTATCCTCTTGGCCTAAAAAAGGTTCCATGGTGATAAAATGGAAGATGAATCTATAAACGAGGAATTAAGGAAATGGATTGAGGAACATGGAGGGTTGGAAGAGATGAAGGCAGAGATGGAATTGGAGGAAAAGAAAGCAGGTGAAAAAAAAGAAATAACAGGGGAATGCAGGATATGCGGAGCGAGGAATGCAAAATACAGGTGCATAAGGTGTGAGAAGGAGGTATGCCCTTCCTGTTACTGGATAATGTTCGGTATATGCAAGGAATGCATATCCGAGGAAATGCTAAAAAAGCTGGAAAGGAAAAAGGACTTGGGAATTAATAAGATAAAATGAAAGACTTTCTTCCAACCAATAAAATTTTAAGTTGCATGAATTATACCTATCCATGAAGTCACCTTTGCGTGAACTGCATGAAAAACTGGGGGCAACCTTTACAAATTTTTCGGGATATGAAATGCCGTTGAAATATACCTCTATCCAGGAAGAACATTTGAATGTTAGAAGAAAAGTGGGTATATTTGATGTTTCCCACATGGGCAATATTTTCATCCGTGGTAAAAAGGCGGAGAGGCTTATCAGCAGAACGACAACATCCGACGTTGGCAAAATAGGCATGGGTAAGGGAGACTATACCGTGATACTGAGAGATGACGGAACTATAATTGATGATGAAGTTTTCCTGCATCTTGAAAACGAATATTTGTTCATACCAAATGCTGGCAGTAATAAGGACGTAGAAAAATGGTTTAGAGACCATGCAGAGGGCATGGATGTCGAGATAGAGGATGTTTCCCAGGATTTTGTGATACTTGCAGTCCAGGGTCCTATGTCAGAAGACTGCCTGAAAGAAATCATAGATTTTGATTTGAGCACACTCGGATTCTTTGCATGCAAGGAATTGAAAAAGGAAGGAAATGCAAGATGCATCGTTTCCAGAACGGGGTATACTGGGGAGAAAGGATATGAATTTTACATAACGCCCGCTGAAGAAGGAAGGAAAATGTTTCTTGATGTGATGGAGGCAGGAAAGAAATATGGGATAAAGCCGATCGGGCTCGGGGCAAGAGATACTCTCCGCCTTGAGAAATGCTTTGCACTTGCCGGAAATGAGTTTGAGGGCGGAAGAACACCACTGGAAGCAGGCCTTGGATGGCTTATACACTGGAACCATGATTTTGTGGGGAAAGAAATGTTACTGAAGCAGAAAGAAGGAGAATATGAAAAACTCGTTTTCCTGGAATGCATTGACAGGGGAATACCAAGGCACGGATATGGCGTCGAGAAAGATGGAAAGGAAGTGGGAAAGGTAACATCCGGAACATTTTCTCCATGTCTGAAAAAGGGCATAGCCATGGCTTATATTAAACCGGGTTATAATGACGTAGAGATATTTGACATAATTTTCAACGGAAGGAAAATGAAAGCAAGGAGGATAAAACCTCCATTTGTCAAAAAAGGAGAATGTTGAGTTAGCATGAAAAAACAATTTATAGGAGAATTTGAAGAGGGCGACATTGTCAACAGCATGTTCGCCGTTAAATTTAAGAAGCCGCCAAGAAAATATAAGAACAGAAGTAAGGAAGGAGAATGGTTTGAATTGCGGCTGACGGATAAAACGGGCGAGATAACGGCAAAATACTGGGGGGATGATAGGGCATATACCAATAAATTATACAGGAGTTTCGATAAAGGCGATGTTATATTTTTAAGGGGAAGGATAGTAGCGTATGGAGAAGGGACTGAGATAGTTATAGACAGGGAAGGCGCAAGAAAGTGCTCACCAGAAGAGTACGATAATACCGACTTTGTAGATGTCTGCAAGAAAAATGTCGATGAAATGCTGTCACAACTTATGGATATCATCGAAGGCACGGAAGAGCCGTATAAAGAACTACTTCTATCATTTTTTAAAGACGGGGAATTTGTTAAAAATTTTAAGGAATCGCCCGCCGCCATGCACCGCCATCATAGCTATATCGGTGGGTTGCTGGAGCACTCATTAAATGTTGCCAGGATATGCCAGCGTGCATATGAACTTCACCCGGAATTGGATTACAGCCTGCTTGTTACGGGTGCAATACTGCATGATATTGGCAAAACAAGGGAGTTTGAGGTTGGAACGTCCATAGGCATGTCAGAGGAGGGCATGTTGCTGGGGCATATTACGATAGGCGTACAGATGCTTTTAGATAGAATTAAACAAATGGAAGATTTTCCGGAGAGAACCAAATTGAAATTGACGCACATCATATTGAGCCATCACGGCAAGGGGGAATATGGCTCCCCGAGAATACCCCAATTTCCGGAAGCTCATATAGTGTATTTCGCAGATGATATGGATGCAAAGGTTGATTATACCTTGCGCCTAAAGAACGAGGCCGAGACGGAAGACCTCTGGATATGGAAAAAAGATGTAGGGCACATATATTTGAAATAAAGTAGAAAAAATCATAAACCATGGGGCATTAACCACCCGTGCACAAAAAGGATTTGTATTATGTGACGTGCTTATTTGGAGGGGCGACTCTAGCCCTAATAATAGGTCACTTCATCTTTCTTGCCCTCTTAGAAAATTATCCTCTATTCAATTCCATTACCCTGATTTTCCTTTTTTTGAGCCTGATTATGCTCGCCATCGGGTTGTTATCAAAACGCAAAAGCAGGCATTTTTTAATGGCAATGGGCTGGATAATATTTGCAGTTTACTGGGCAACGCAGCCCGAATTCCTGTACTATAAAGAGGATGGCGATATTGTAAATGCCATAATTTGCATACTCGGAGTATATTTTCTTTTCTATATTGGTTACCATGAATATCTCTCCTATAAGAGAAATGAAGAGTTAAATCATCTAACATTTATTGCGGGTGCAACCTTTATATCCGCCTTTTTTTATTTTCTTATAGATAAATTGCCAGTTCTTTCAGGTGCTTTGATAAAAATGGTAGCGGAGCAGACGGTATGGGTGATGAAAGCCATAGGCTACGATGTTGCCACAGGCGCCATTTCTTACGGGAAGGCAATAACAGTCCCGGTTTATTTTAACGGCAATCATTCGGTACAGCTTATTCTGGCCTGTACGGGTCTGCAGTCAATGATGATATTTATAGGGGTTATAGCTGCCTTGAAAGGCGTGGATTGGAGAAGAAGATTTAAAGCATTCATGCTGACCATTCCGGTAATATACGCGCTGAACATTGTACGGAATGTGGGCGTGATTTATGGGGTGGAAGTACGTAATTACACCTTTTACTTTATGCATAATGTCGTGGGTAAAATCGGTTCTCTGCTTGTCCTAATAATTCTTGCATATCTCACCTTCGAGATTTTGCCCGAACTCTACGACAACATTTCTTCGCTTTTTGAACTTCCGAAAAGAAAGGGGCCAATTGAAAGGGTGTTTAGCAAGCTACTGAGGACAAGATGATAGCAAAAAAGTGTGTGCATATAGCTCTTATTCCCCTGCCATATCTTTTACTTTCCCTCATTCTTTCTTTTCTTCATTATATTTTCCTTCCGTTTGTGTTTCTTTTACTTATCATCCAATTATTTTTTATTTTCTTCTTCAGAGACCCTTACAGGAAAATAGAAGACGGCATTGTATCGCCCGCAGATGGGATTGTTATGGAAAATGGCGAGAAAGTTTCCATCTTTATGAATTTGTGGAATGTTCATGTCAACCGTATGCCAATATCCGGAAAAATTTTGGAAGTCGATCACACGGCGGGGAGGCATTCCCCTGCATTCAGGGAAAAAGGGGAGAATGAACGCCTTTCTATTAAAATTGAAACAGAAATCGGAATAGTAGAAGTTATCCAGATTGCGGGCATGATTGCAAGGAGAATAGTACCCTATGTGAAAAAAGGCGATGTTGCGGAAAAAGGGGAAAAGATAGGTATCGTCCGATTTGGCTCAAAAGTAGAGGTATATATGCCAGGGAATGCAAACATAAACATAACCGTCAAAAAGGGGGATAAAATCAAGGCAGGGCAGACAATCGGGATTTATAAATAAAAATAAAAGGAAAAGGATCTACAGGCATGGAGACATTTCCCTGTACCACATTCCGTTGATGTGGGCAGGTATGAAAACATCTTCCCTGTAGAAGCCGTCCAGTGTTATTTCTTCACCTGTTTCCATCAAACCTTCCAGCTCATAATACATGCTTTCCATCTGCCCGTCCCTGTCGTAATCGCTTCTTGCAACTTTACTGAAAAGTTTGTCTGTCGGCCCAAAGAAAATCGTCTGGTTTTTGATTGCATAGCTATTGCCGTCATGTTCCAATATGCCGGTAATTTCGGAAATTTCATGTGGCATCCTTACCGGATTTCTGTACCATATACCATTGATATAGAAGGCAATAATGCCATCATTCTTCATTATTCCTATCACCGTAACTTTCGTTCCGTTAAGTCCTTTTAGCTCTTCCTTTATCGTTTCGTATGTACCGTCCCTGTCGTAGTCGCTTCTTGCAGTCACATTTTCAATAAACCACTCAGGGCCAAAAGAAACCACCTGGCCATCCACATAATACGGGCCGTCTTCACAGGAAAATGTGCCAGACACTTCTGTCATGTTCTCCATCGCTTTCTCCCTCATCTGCATTCTGGTATGATGACGGTCCATCAGTTTATTCCACACCTGTTTTGCCCACTGGAATCGCCCTCCATCGCCTGTTCTATTTCCGCTTGATGCCATAGTGGCAAGTGCTGTGCCTATTACGAGTAAGCCTACAACACCCGCAGCCATTATTACCATCATAATTTTCTTCATTTTTATCATCTCCTTGCACTTTTGTGCATGGTAAAAAGAGCAGGCATCCTTTATATTGATTTACCCAAATTCACCCCAAATCATTCCCAAATTGGCTACTCCATGCTCAGCGCCATGAGTATAACCAGAGCCACTGTTTCAAAAAGGTGTGGCACAACACCAAATGGACCGAGGCCATATGGAGTATATCCGAACAGTGCATGGATTAATGGCAATGAAAGCAACGATTGAATCAGCAGCACGCTTATGAAAAATACAAGCCCCAGCATAAAACTTGATTTGGTTTTTGAATATGTGTCCATATAGACCAATAGCAGACCAATCAGAAGCATAATGTTTATTGAAATAACAACTATGCTTGCCATATAACGCATGGCAAAGACCCTTGCCATCTTTTTATTCTCAAATGGACACCCCCTTTCCTCAGCTAACTCCTTCCCTTTTTTGAGGGACACATAGGACGTTGCAATACCCATTATTGTGCCTATTATGATAAGCACAACGATTAGCGCAAATGCCCTTGTTTTTGTTTCGCTCATTTCTTCACCCCATTTCTTTCATCCTTTTTCTTATTTTTCCCAATTTCATCCCAAATCTCATTAAAATATTCCATATTCTCCTCCAGAATTTCAGATGGAAAGTACATTGTCCCATAACCGCTGCCCATCGTTGTTACGAGGCGGTTCTTCTGCAGAACATTGAGATGGTGCCTCACCGTCTTATAGTCAAGATGCAACACATCTGCAAGTTCATTTGCATTTGTCGGCTTTTCCATTATCTTTTCAATTATCCTCCCTCTGCTCAGCCCGCCGGATGTGCCTGCGAGCAGCCACCATAAAAGTTTTTTTGCCGGTTTCAATCGTTATTGGTATATTATGACGACTTAAATTTCTTTTGAAGGTTAAATCTATATGCTTCTTGGTGTTTATACTCGTGGAATTGCATTATGATACCTGCAAGTCTCCCATAGGCGTTATTTATATTGTATTCGGCTCCACAGGAATAGTGAGGTTGTGCCTTACGAAAGAAAAATTTGGGAAAGGATATAATTCCTGCAAGAAAGGAAAAAACGAGGAAGTAAGAAAACAGTTGCAGAAGTATTTTTCTGGAAGGCAGAAGAAATTTTCTCTACCTATATGCCTAAACGGCTCTTCGTTTCAGAAGAAGGTGTGGAATGCCCTGAGAAGCATACCTTACGGGGAGACACGTTCCTACGAATGGCTTGCGAAGAAAATTGGAAGGACCAAAGCAGTTAGGGCGGTCGGAAACGCGGTAGGGACAAATCCCCTGCCCATAATAATTCCATGCCATCGTGTCATCAGAAAAAACGGTGAGCTGGGGGGTTATGGTTACGGTCCCAAAATGAAAGAAAAATTGCTGGAGCACGAAAGAAGGCATAAAAATTAGGATGAAGAGAAAGCTTCAAAGCGATGAAAACATCTATATGTCATGAGCCATTTTGTTTTTCATGCTTATTAATGTCTCCCCCCACTACCTCTACTGGAGCGATAAAATCCAGCCGATAGAAGATATGCACATTCCATATTTTCTTGCATTCCCTCCTTCCGGCATGGAAGCTGAAAAAGCAAGGCAAACGGTTTTAAAAAATTTTGATGGGGACGGGCGCATAAAAAAAGTCGGCGATATCGAGACATATCAATCTTTCTGGAATCCCTTAATAAAAAGAAAAGTCTTTAAAATTTATACCGTCCGCTCCTATATGGTTCCGGAAGTAAGCAATGATATTTTTCGCATGGGCCTGTACACGGCTGAGCATGATATTCCCTACAATGAACGCGCCCTGGTAGATCTGGCAGCCGGCGGAAAATGGATATTTGATACGGAGGGCAAGGAAAAGAAGGTTAAAGTCACTGCCTACGATATAGAAATGACCAAGTATGGAGAAGTTGAGAATGTCCCTATAGACATTATAGGTTATCACCAGTTTGATTTCTCATTTATTTCC carries:
- a CDS encoding winged helix-turn-helix domain-containing protein yields the protein MKPAKKLLWWLLAGTSGGLSRGRIIEKIMEKPTNANELADVLHLDYKTVRHHLNVLQKNRLVTTMGSGYGTMYFPSEILEENMEYFNEIWDEIGKNKKKDERNGVKK
- a CDS encoding HD domain-containing protein; translation: MKKQFIGEFEEGDIVNSMFAVKFKKPPRKYKNRSKEGEWFELRLTDKTGEITAKYWGDDRAYTNKLYRSFDKGDVIFLRGRIVAYGEGTEIVIDREGARKCSPEEYDNTDFVDVCKKNVDEMLSQLMDIIEGTEEPYKELLLSFFKDGEFVKNFKESPAAMHRHHSYIGGLLEHSLNVARICQRAYELHPELDYSLLVTGAILHDIGKTREFEVGTSIGMSEEGMLLGHITIGVQMLLDRIKQMEDFPERTKLKLTHIILSHHGKGEYGSPRIPQFPEAHIVYFADDMDAKVDYTLRLKNEAETEDLWIWKKDVGHIYLK
- the artA gene encoding archaeosortase A, producing MHKKDLYYVTCLFGGATLALIIGHFIFLALLENYPLFNSITLIFLFLSLIMLAIGLLSKRKSRHFLMAMGWIIFAVYWATQPEFLYYKEDGDIVNAIICILGVYFLFYIGYHEYLSYKRNEELNHLTFIAGATFISAFFYFLIDKLPVLSGALIKMVAEQTVWVMKAIGYDVATGAISYGKAITVPVYFNGNHSVQLILACTGLQSMMIFIGVIAALKGVDWRRRFKAFMLTIPVIYALNIVRNVGVIYGVEVRNYTFYFMHNVVGKIGSLLVLIILAYLTFEILPELYDNISSLFELPKRKGPIERVFSKLLRTR
- a CDS encoding carboxypeptidase-like regulatory domain-containing protein, yielding MKGKARCPHCEKSVVVEVPDDATGEQVTTCPNCNMKFKVNVDEKYSWEEETPAIHPSMHLNERSMKPIIAGILLVLIFLSGIAISSALLFSFDNISSVNVPSEFGGTVVSEEGTAIEGVNVSVVGQPGLHAVTDNDGKFLIKNITSGKQKLRFTCEEYKSLTAKVFVLPWNITFPYEKFVMKEGSGEIEQKSLAIKVLEFGPTLSVFIIALSVAALVGGVMAIARKHFVIAFIGAVLGTIAGIFSIIGIILGIVALVLLILSKEEFETGPREVKY
- a CDS encoding DUF1614 domain-containing protein translates to MKIGFSHREMGLISIGPFAAMMFDMPVFIYKNYFLAFNIGGAVVPIVLSIHLLKKKDVPLAKTIFGVAVTTVATFMITRVTDIGVVASFPFYLIPSVLAVLISFLLFSHHSEKIIGYGYAISTLGVVIGGDFFHFPEIFSKPFMGSVGGAGLYDMVYIAGLLSVCLILPFMGRSIKRAAFPLKDSAALLKKASISKDYREAMSYIIQAVELKTSEAARKFGIIGDDALRTLVSNDAYRDYILMKRKKVFSADGVKRAMVTGRLIIDALKKKEMMLYASTFDRSIAFVLDSIVLFPFSVFLAIISRMNFLLIFSIFLFSLQFLYFTVLEYFYGLTVGKAFMNITVKADSMEKMDFISSFTRNVIRFFDMFLGFYLISLILIILSPKKQRLGDIVAGSIVVKNI
- a CDS encoding CDP-2,3-bis-(O-geranylgeranyl)-sn-glycerol synthase, giving the protein MDWSIAAEAIWFIFPAYLANSSAVVVGGGPPIDFGKKWNGKRILGNGKTWRGFFGGIIIGTAGGLIMNIVIPETFGKGISSLIVLFSISFGALSGDLLESFFKRRLGRKRGEKWLLADQIDFLLGAFFFSFLVSMLLENTGMTDKNWFLSSFSAWHILFLLIFTPVLHYIVNLIGYPLGLKKVPW
- a CDS encoding phosphatidylserine decarboxylase, yielding MIAKKCVHIALIPLPYLLLSLILSFLHYIFLPFVFLLLIIQLFFIFFFRDPYRKIEDGIVSPADGIVMENGEKVSIFMNLWNVHVNRMPISGKILEVDHTAGRHSPAFREKGENERLSIKIETEIGIVEVIQIAGMIARRIVPYVKKGDVAEKGEKIGIVRFGSKVEVYMPGNANINITVKKGDKIKAGQTIGIYK
- the gcvT gene encoding glycine cleavage system aminomethyltransferase GcvT, which translates into the protein MKSPLRELHEKLGATFTNFSGYEMPLKYTSIQEEHLNVRRKVGIFDVSHMGNIFIRGKKAERLISRTTTSDVGKIGMGKGDYTVILRDDGTIIDDEVFLHLENEYLFIPNAGSNKDVEKWFRDHAEGMDVEIEDVSQDFVILAVQGPMSEDCLKEIIDFDLSTLGFFACKELKKEGNARCIVSRTGYTGEKGYEFYITPAEEGRKMFLDVMEAGKKYGIKPIGLGARDTLRLEKCFALAGNEFEGGRTPLEAGLGWLIHWNHDFVGKEMLLKQKEGEYEKLVFLECIDRGIPRHGYGVEKDGKEVGKVTSGTFSPCLKKGIAMAYIKPGYNDVEIFDIIFNGRKMKARRIKPPFVKKGEC
- a CDS encoding type II toxin-antitoxin system HicA family toxin, with protein sequence MKTRLPAVSGKEVIKALRKIGYEAVRQKGSHIRLRDVDNPSHKPLTIPDHKEIKPGLLRKIIRDANLSVEDFIKLL
- a CDS encoding type II toxin-antitoxin system HicB family antitoxin, coding for MKIYEFKVLLEPDESGGYVVTCPSLPGCYTQGETVEDALKNIEEAILLCLEDMESHGEKIPDTSKSLIGTVIISE
- a CDS encoding methylated-DNA--[protein]-cysteine S-methyltransferase translates to MELHYDTCKSPIGVIYIVFGSTGIVRLCLTKEKFGKGYNSCKKGKNEEVRKQLQKYFSGRQKKFSLPICLNGSSFQKKVWNALRSIPYGETRSYEWLAKKIGRTKAVRAVGNAVGTNPLPIIIPCHRVIRKNGELGGYGYGPKMKEKLLEHERRHKN
- a CDS encoding Hint domain-containing protein, whose product is MNKKIESFFVICVMAAGVILPAIPFDAEGASAPSEPWDPCFLAGTRITMADGSNKNIKQVEVGDMVKSFDNGSIVIGEVTEVYSHNPGEMPEYYMVINDKLRVTPNHIIYVNGG